From a single Xiphophorus maculatus strain JP 163 A chromosome 5, X_maculatus-5.0-male, whole genome shotgun sequence genomic region:
- the sh3d19 gene encoding SH3 domain-containing protein 19: MGEGYFLRRKEETAARRRSSALVDRTKSTQRLRDLIGRTKTRRLDHSQGPLSSLRAAIKRTRTNSQGDNRAERRRPNITIVSVEPLTRSAWFAGGPVVFPPPAGWSTGIPTVSQLPPSYDQVIKEKTQTDQPAKPTAAPRQRGTQTQPLRKDSDPHCGAASPHPGRNPAAKKPQKPPRSSFPKASEVKRGVKVVERTAEHTSTEGCSRACDPDHFGSDEADSQRTSRSVTVHWTTATNHQSDSASVQRAASNLENAQRPVPRPRTKLNKNATKEEHQTLITLGENWDTFQSFSRDVPTNKYLEELLEVFGERSDCEEGRYYVDQSYEKSLDEDADGTMSANNNHRNIRARIQAFESQTGTEEDNESQAATPDLPPRRATYRPPVASKPPATFKPNGPNNSSQNMFASQNSQNQEPLTRPKPPTKPVGHSVREELEALHSKGGQPHSSLPFRLTRSDSVHEEEPAPFLPVPPVKPFKEPLRPNLNINNHNLHNDSESVAGPIKKVPLKPQYSLASNGSSVSRQGTWRRPTTIRVPSKAPSDNFQDDAPPLPVKKPIGSTSFSSSSLASYKESLRSSRSFQNTFSTGPEPPLPPRKPSGNKSLPPRPPPARTGPGRPAPPSLQAAGRSQSEPQRSSPKFKAQMPTKKGLVLPPRPSPGHRLYNNYMLPLPHGIASADFDGRNSEELTLQKNEVVLLLEKISHSEFDCQIGETRGRVHKSRMTIITPLDSDFSHPQEEGAAALGGGADGLNVKALHDFVPEGPMELSLSAGDVVTEVEQVDSQWYRGTCNGSTGFFPISYVKVLSNSPKPLAKKKKKKTQAASVSGPRCVARFEFEGEHSDELSFSEGDVIQLKEYVGEDWARGQVGASVGIFPLNFVEVIEDLPPPPRQQPGPAAGVALPGLAAHSAFGQAAAAKPAQTAGSGVQWAVALYDYAAKTQDELSFQKDDCILITEHLSEEWSSGRLNGREGMFPRAFVNVSSGEQQGGAAGCLTGTALYSFTSDCEEELSLQVGDIVINLEPVDDEWFLGDLRGKRALVPKNYLQVLD, from the exons ATGGGGGAGGGCTACTTTTTGAGGCGGAAGGAGGAAACTGCAGCTCGGAGGAGGAGCTCTGCCCTCGTAGACAGGACtaagtccacccag CGCCTCAGAG ATCTGATTGGGAGAACAAAAACACGACGTCTGGACCACAG tcAGGGACCACTGTCTTCTCTACGAGCTGCTATCAAGAGAA CAAGAACAAACTCTCAAGGTGAcaacagagcagagaggag ACGACCAAACATCACCATCGTCTCAGTGGAACCTCTGACCAGAAGCGCCTGGTTCGCCGGAGGCCCGGTGgtttttcctcctccagcaggCTGGTCCACTGGCATCCCCACTGTTTCACAG CTGCCGCCATCCTATGACCAGGTGATTAAAGAGAAGACACAGACAGATCAGCCGGCCAAGCCCACAGCGGCCCCACGCCAGAGAGGAACACAGACCCAGCCGCTTAGGAAAGATTCCGATCCACACTGCGGCGCCGCCTCGCCACATCCAGGGAGAAACCCTGCAG cTAAAAAGCCCCAAAAGCCTCCGAGGTCTTCATTTCCAAAAGCATCAGAGGTAAAAAGAGGCGTCAAGGTTGTAGAGAGAACAGCGGAACACACCAGTACAGAGGGTTGTAGTCGTGCGTGTGATCCAGACCACTTTGGATCTGATGAGGCGGACTCCCAACGTACGAGCAGATCCGTCACCGTCCACTGGACAACTGCGACTAATCATCAGTCTGACTCTGCTTCTGTTCAACGTGCTGCTTCAAACCTAGAAAACGCTCAGAGACCTGTTCCACGTCCCCGAACGAAACTGAACAAAAACGCGACAAAAGAGGAGCATCAGACTTTGATTACACTTGGAGAAAACTGGGACACGTTTCAGTCTTTTTCACGAGACGTTCCCACCAATAAGTACCTGGAGGAATTACTGGAGGTCTTCGGTGAACGTAGCGACTGTGAGGAGGGCCGGTACTACGTCGACCAGTCGTATGAGAAGTCATTGGATGAAGATGCAGATGGAACAATGAGTGCCAACAACAATCACCGAAACATCCGTGCCAGGATTCAAGCTTTTGAGAGCCAAACTGGTACTGAAGAGGACAATGAGTCACAAGCAGCCACACCAGACCTTCCACCAAGGAGGGCCACCTACAGACCCCCGGTTGCTTCTAAAcctcctgcaacttttaaaccTAATGGCCCGAATAACTCCAGTCAGAACATGTTTGCTTCTCAAAACTCACAAAACCAAGAACCGCTCACCAGACCCAAGCCTCCTACCAAACCAGTGGGGCATTCAGTGAGAGAGGAGCTGGAGGCCTTACACAGCAAGGGGGGTCAGCCCCACAGCTCACTACCTTTCAGGTTGACCAGGTCCGACAGCGTCCATGAAGAGGAACCGGCTCCGTTTCTGCCCGTACCGCCGGTGAAACCATTCAAAGAGCCACTTAGACCCAACCTGAACATAAACAACCACAACTTGCACAATGACAGCGAGAGCGTGGCCGGCCCAATCA AAAAAGTGCCGCTCAAACCTCAGTATAGTTTGGCCAGCAATGGCAGCTCTGTCAGCAGACAGGGCACGTGGAGAAGACCAACCACCATCAGGGTTCCTAGCAAGGCTCCTTCAG ATAACTTTCAGGATGACGCTCCTCCTCTTCCAGTTAAAAAGCCCATAGGCTCAACgagcttctcctcctcctccttagCAAGCTATAAGGAGAGCCTTAGATCCTCAAGGTCATTTCAG AACACTTTCAGCACCGGACCGGAGCCACCGCTTCCACCCAG GAAGCCCAGTGGGAACAAAAGCCTCCCGCCCCGGCCCCCTCCAGCCAGGACGGGCCCCGGCAGACCTGCCCCCCCCAGCCTTCAGGCAGCGGGTCGATCTCAGTCAGAGCCGCAGCGATCTTCGCCAAAGTTCAAAGCTCAGATGCCGACCAAGAAAGGCCTGGTGCTGCCTCCCAGGCCCAGTCCGGGCCACCGCCTCTACAACAACTACATG CTCCCGCTCCCTCACGGGATTGCGTCTGCTGATTTTGACGGGAGGAACTCAGAGGAGCTGACTCTGCAG AAAAACGAAGTAGTTCTGCTTCTGGAGAAGATCAGCCACAGTGAGTTTGACTGCCAGATCGGAGAAACCAGAGGGAGAGTCCACAAGTCCCGAATGACGATCATAACTCCTCTGGACTCTGATTTTTCCCACCCACAG GAAGAAGGTGCAGCTGCTTTGGGTGGAGGTGCTGATGGGCTTAATGTGAAGGCTCTGCATGACTTTGTTCCAG AGGGTCCGATGGAGCTGAGCCTCTCAGCAGGAGACGTTGTGACTGAAGTGGAGCAGGTGGACAGCCAGTGGTACCGAGGCACCTGTAACGGTTCTACTGGGTTCTTTCCCATCAGTTATGTTAAAGTACTG tCCAATTCACCCAAACCGTTagccaagaagaagaagaagaagacgcaAGCTGCCTCCGTCAG CGGTCCCAGGTGTGTGGCCCGGTTCGAGTTCGAGGGGGAGCACAGCGATGAGCTGTCCTTCTCGGAGGGGGACGTGATCCAGCTGAAGGAGTACGTGGGGGAGGACTGGGCTCGGGGGCAGGTCGGCGCCTCTGTGGGCATCTTCCCCCTGAACTTTGTGGAGGTCATCGAGGATCTGCCTCCACCCCCGAGGCAGCAGCCGGGTCCGGCTGCCGGGGTGGCGTTGCCAG GTCTTGCTGCTCATTCTGCCTTTGGACAAGCAGCAGCTGCCAAACCTGCCCAG ACCGCCGGGTCTGGTGTGCAGTGGGCGGTGGCTCTGTACGACTACGCAGCAAAGACCCAGGACGAGCTGTCGTTTCAGAAGGACGACTGCATCCTGATCACCGAGCACCTGAGCGAGGAGTGGAGCAGTGGCAGGCTCAACGGCAGGGAGGGCATGTTTCCCAGGGCCTTCGTCAACGTCTCGTCGG GAGAGCAGCAGGGCGGAGCCGCTGGCTGCCTGACAGGAACGGCTCTGTACAGCTTCACATCAGACTGTGAGGAGGAGCTCTCACTCCAG GTCGGGGACATCGTCATCAACCTGGAGCCGGTGGATGACGAATGGTTTCTGGGGGACTTGAGGGGAAAACGGGCCCTCGTCCCTAAAAACTATCTACAAGTTCTTGATTAA